Proteins encoded within one genomic window of Arachis ipaensis cultivar K30076 chromosome B08, Araip1.1, whole genome shotgun sequence:
- the LOC107611010 gene encoding pentatricopeptide repeat-containing protein At3g14580, mitochondrial-like — translation MLNFKSGEKKKGLCGCGELEDGFKVFDEFSQLGCEPNVRTFATLMHGLCEKGDLDGAFGLLERMENCGVGADIVVFNVLISGLRKQGRVDEAKVLERLMMEKGCDPNGGSYQEVAYGLLDNERFEEAKEIMERMVLMGFGPSFVSYKVLVKGMCERGVIGEVDWAVRQMMKQRFVPKMGMWKQISCIFCLALKY, via the exons ATGTTAAATTTTAAGagtggagaaaaaaaaaag GGGTTGTGTGGTTGTGGCGAATTGGAGGATGGCTTCAAGGTATTTGATGAATTTTCCCAACTAGGGTGTGAGCCCAATGTGAGGACTTTTGCTACTTTGATGCATGGATTGTGCGAAAAAGGGGATTTGGATGGTGCTTTTGGGTTGTTGGAGAGAATGGAAAATTGTGGGGTTGGTGCTGACATCGTGGTTTTTAATGTGCTGATTTCGGGGTTGAGGAAGCAAGGGAGGGTCGACGAGGCAAAGGTGTTGGAGAGATTGATGATGGAAAAAGGATGTGATCCCAATGGAGGGTCTTATCAAGAAGTGGCGTATGGGTTGCTTGATAATGAGAGATTTGAGGAAGCCAAAGAGATCATGGAGAGAATGGTGTTGATGGGGTTTGGCCCTAGTTTCGTGTCTTATAAAGTTCTTGTGAAGGGTATGTGTGAGAGGGGTGTCATTGGGGAGGTCGATTGGGCTGTAAGGCAGATGATGAAGCAGCGTTTTGTGCCAAAGATGGGGATGTGGAAGCAGATCTCTTGTATTTTTTGTCTGGCTCTAAAATATTGA
- the LOC107613377 gene encoding pentatricopeptide repeat-containing protein At4g01400, mitochondrial-like produces the protein MTSPSLLRSFLRSTETLIPLSSHHIISFNFSQNLNQQSFYSSRSNSLIGSPSRVQKLIASQSDPLLAKEIFECASRHPNFSHSYSTYLILILKLGRTRQFSLVDDLVRRLKSESYPITPTLFSYLIRVYGEADLPDKVLKTFYTMLQYGFKPLPKHLNRILEILVSHRNFVRPAFDLFRDAHRHGVSPNTQSYNILMRAFCLNGDISIAYHLFNKMFKRDIVPDIESYRILMQAMCRKSQVNGAVDLLEDMLNKGFVPDSLTYTTLLNSLCRKKKLREAYKLLCRMKIKGCNPDIVHYNTVISGFCRERRAHDACKVIADMQNNGCLPNVVSYRTLVGGLCDKGMLDEANNYMKEMLSKGFSPHFAVIHGLVKGFCNVGKIEEACGVLTKSLEHGEAPHIDTWAIIIPLLCEVDDGVRSRDVLEQVLKIEITGHTRIVDAGIGLENYLIRKIRANPRAS, from the coding sequence ATGACCTCACCGAGTCTGCTCAGATCATTTCTCCGCTCCACCGAAACCCTAATCCCCCTGTCTTCCCATCACATCATCTCCTTCAATTTCTCACAAAACCTAAACCAACAATCTTTCTATTCTTCTCGCTCCAATTCCCTGATTGGGTCTCCATCTAGAGTCCAGAAGCTCATAGCTTCCCAATCGGACCCTCTTCTCGCCAAAGAAATCTTCGAATGCGCCTCTCGCCATCCCAACTTTAGCCATTCTTACTCTACCTACCTCATTCTTATCCTCAAATTGGGCCGCACCAGGCAATTCTCCCTTGTCGATGACCTTGTTCGTCGCCTCAAATCCGAATCCTACCCAATCACTCCTACCCTGTTCTCCTACTTGATCAGAGTCTATGGCGAAGCTGATTTACCCGATAAGGTTCTCAAAACCTTCTACACTATGCTTCAATACGGTTTCAAGCCTTTGCCCAAACACCTCAACCGCATTCTTGAGATTCTTGTATCCCACCGCAACTTTGTTCGACCTGCATTCGATCTCTTCAGGGATGCTCATAGGCACGGTGTGTCACCCAATACTCAGTCCTACAATATTCTCATGCGGGCTTTTTGTTTGAATGGAGATATTAGCATTGCTTACCACCTGTTCAACAAAATGTTTAAGAGAGATATTGTTCCTGATATTGAGTCTTACCGGATTCTGATGCAGGCGATGTGTAGGAAGAGTCAAGTGAATGGAGCTGTGGATTTGTTGGAGGATATGTTGAACAAAGGGTTTGTTCCTGACTCTTTGACTTACACCACTTTGTTGAACAGTTTGTGTAGGAAGAAGAAGCTTAGAGAAGCTTACAAGCTTCTTTGTAGGATGAAGATCAAAGGGTGCAATCCTGACATAGTTCATTATAATACTGTTATATCGGGGTTCTGCAGGGAAAGGCGCGCCCATGATGCCTGTAAAGTTATTGCTGATATGCAGAACAATGGGTGCTTGCCTAATGTTGTGTCATATCGAACTTTGGTTGGTGGGTTATGTGACAAAGGAATGCTTGATGAGGCAAATAACTACATGAAGGAGATGCTGTCTAAAGGTTTTTCTCCGCATTTTGCTGTTATTCATGGCCTAGTAAAGGGTTTCTGCAATGTTGGTAAGATTGAGGAAGCTTGTGGAGTTCTGACCAAATCGCTTGAGCATGGGGAAGCTCCTCATATAGATACCTGGGCGATTATAATACCTTTATTATGTGAAGTGGACGATGGTGTGAGGAGCAGAGATGTTTTGGAGCAAGTTCTCAAGATTGAAATAACAGGTCATACTAGAATAGTGGATGCTGGTATTGGTTTGGAGAACTACTTAATTAGGAAGATACGAGCCAATCCAAGAGCATCTTAA